The genomic stretch CAGCAAAACGATTAATTTTATCTTCAATACTTGGGCAGTATCTTGGACCTAAACTTTGAATTGTACCGTTAAACATCGGGCTTCTATCGAATCCTTCACGTAAAATATCGTGAACAGCTTTGTTTGTATATACGATGTGACAGCTTAATTGTTTGGTTAACTTCGGAGTATCTAAATAGCTGAATTTTTGAGGATTTTGATCTCCTTTTTGTTCTTCCATTTTTGAGTAATCAAGGCTTCTTCCATCTACTCTTGGTGGAGTACCAGTTTTCATTCTTCCAGCTTCAAAGCCTAAAGAAACTAACTGTTCTGTGATTCCAAAAGCTCTTGGTTCTCCCATTCTGCCGCCTCCCAATTGCTTGTCACCAACATGGATTAATCCATTAAGGAAAGTACCGTTGGTTAAGACAACAGATTTTGATCTAATTTCAATTCCTAATGAAGTTACAACACCAACTGCTTTATTATTTTCTATGATTAAACTCTTTACCATATCCTGAAAGAAATCAAGATTTGGAGTGTTTTCCAGAGCATAACGCCATTCTTCTGCGAAAAGCATTCTATCATTCTGTGTTCTAGGAGACCACATTGCGGGACCTTTTGAAAGATTGAGCATCTTAAATTGAATTGCCGATTTGTCAGCAATAATTCCCGAATATCCTCCCATCGCGTCGATTTCTCTTACGATCTGTCCTTTGGCAATTCCTCCCATTGCCGGGTTGCAGCTCATTTGTCCAATGGTCTGCATATTCATTGTAACCAATAAAGTTTTTGAACCCAAATTGGCAGCAGCAGCAGCAGCTTCACAACCTGCGTGACCTGCACCTACTACAATTACATCATATATTTCTGAAATCATTTTTTTATTGCTTATTTTTAAGCTTTAAATTTTAATCTTTTGTCTAAATGTTTCACGTGAAACATTATTTAATTCCACAAGCTATAATCGCTTGTAGCACGTCTTATTTAGCCCTGATCGCAGCATTTGTTTGAACTCATTTTCTTCTTAAAAAAGAAAATAGCGAGTGCGGAGAGCGGGAATAAGCAATAAAAAAAATTAGATATATTTTGCAATATAAAAATCTTCTTTACTACGCATTAACTGTTCTTCTCCTTCAGTTTTATCTTTATATCCGCAAAGGTGAAGAATGCCATGAGCCAATACTCGTCTGAGTTCTTCTTCATAATTTTTGGATAGAGTAGAAGCGTTGTCTGAAATGCGCTGCAAAGATACGAAAATCTCTCCGCTTATTGTTTTGCCTTTTACATAGTCGAAAGTGATGATATCTGTATAATAATCGTGCTGCAGATAATCTTGGTT from Chryseobacterium indoltheticum encodes the following:
- the ybeY gene encoding rRNA maturation RNase YbeY, encoding MIQFFYENLPESVNTDYTTWLKDIILSEGKKLGEINYIFCDDEYLLKVNQDYLQHDYYTDIITFDYVKGKTISGEIFVSLQRISDNASTLSKNYEEELRRVLAHGILHLCGYKDKTEGEEQLMRSKEDFYIAKYI